The genome window TTCTTCTCTACCTGTCGCAGATAAAGCACCTGATATTGGTTGGAGGGCAAAGCCTTGAGGCGTTTTTGCAGCCACAGCTCGTTCTCCGAGTTTTCCACTTCCACATCGGGCGGCGCATAGTGGCTAGGCGACTTATCGAAAGGCTGGGCATCTATCGAAATCATCTTCCGCTTGCGAAAGAAGTCGATGCAAAGATGCTTGGCGATGCAACCCATCGAACCTTTGGCATGAGCAGCAGACTGAATATCATCCTTGATGGCCCAGAGCTTGAGCATCGCATCCTGTGCGATATCCTCAGCCTCATCGCAGCCAACACCATAACCTTGACTGATCTGCAAGGTTATCTGCCGCAACTGCGGAACGATATGGATGAATTCATTCTCTGTCATTTGCTCTCTTTTGTTTTATTTGTTCAAAACTACAACATAAACGGAAAAAAAGTGTTTTTCTTAATGGGATTAACCTATATTAACAAGAAAGCCTGGCAAACGCCGTTTGCCAGGCTTTCTTGATTAAAAAAACTATTTATTACTTATCCATAAACGACAAGCCCTGATAGAACCAGACATTCATCTGGTTGGCACCACGATGATTCCAGGCATAGTAAGGAATCAAGGTGAGAGGGGTGCAATCTACAGCGACCACATCCTCCTTCTTCTGGTAGATAATATGGGCAGGAGAGGTAACGATAGCCTTTACGGTGAAGGCTGGGGCTCCCTTGGTCTCCGTGTTCTGAATGCTGTAGTTGTCAACGAGAGTGAAGCTTGGCTTCTCTGGCATAACGGCATGGAGCACAGGTTCATTGCTATTATCCACAGTCTCAGCGCAATATACCAATGGTCCACGCTCTACGGCAACCTTGCCCTTATCATCTGCTACCTTATCGTTAGCAACCACAGTACGAACCGGCATATCGAAGTGGATGCGGATGACATCGCCCTTCTTGATGTTCTTGACAGGGAGATAACCCTTGTTGGCATCGAGATCAGCCTCTACAGCCTTGCCGTTTACGGTTACTGTGTAAGCAGGCTTCTCTGCATCGCTATACTTGTAAAGATCGCTAGGTACTACCTGATTGCGAACCCATCCAGGAATACGGACCAGGAGGTTGGCATTCTTCACACCGCTCTTCTTCACAGCAATCTTGATGTCGCCGTTCCAAGGATACTCGGTAGTCTCCTCCAGAACCACATCCTTGCCATTCACCTTGATGGTAGATGTATTGCCGGCAAAGAGATTTACATAGATATTGTTGTCTTTCACACCATAGAGATAACCTGGAACAGAAGGGATGAAGCGGCTCAGGTTACTTGGGCAGCAGGCACATCCGAACCAAGGCTGGCGGGTGGTGTTGCCATCAGCATTGAAGGCATACTTGCCGTCGCTTGACAATGGGTTAGGATAGAAGAAACGACCGCCATCCATGCTCATACCCGAGATGACACCATTATATAAGGTACGCTCCATGCAGTCGATATACTTGCTCTCGCCGTGAAGGAGGAACATGCGCTCGAAGAGATAAACCATAGAGATGGCTGCACAGGTTTCATTATAGGCAGTCATGTTTGGCAACTCATAGTTATCACCGAATGCCTCACCGTCATGGCGGGCACCTACACCACCCGTAAGATAGTACTTCTTGCCAACGATGTTTTCGAAAATGCGGTCGATGACCTTCATATAGGCAGAATCCTTGGTCAGGGCAGCCACATCGGCTATACCGGCATACATATAGCCGGCACGAACCGCATGACCTACCGCCTCTTTCTGCTCCAGGATAGGAGCCTGGCTCTGAGAATATGGATTGCGGATATGAGTCTTGCCACGATAATCGAGCAGATACTTAGCCTCATCCAGATACTTCTTTTCACCGGTCAAGGTATAGAGACGAGCCAAAGCCATCTCTGCAATCTGATGTCCCGGAACGATGGTAGCCTGTCCTGCCTTAGGTCCCACTTCCTTTACCACGCAATCGGCATAGCGCTTGGCGATGTTCAGGAACTTGGTGCTACCCGTAGCCTGATAGTGAGCGCAGGCTGCATCTACCATGTGACCGAGGTTGTAAAGCTCGTGGCTCGCCTCCTCGTCCTTGACCCAACGCTTATTTCCCGACCACTGGTGTGGATGCTTTGGATTGATGGTACGGGCGGTATAGAGATAGCCATCTGGCTCCTGTGCCGCAGCTACCACATCGAGCACGCTGTCGATATAAGCCTTCAACTTCTTGTTCGGATAAGTCTGGAGGATGTAGCTGGCACCTTCGATGGTCTTATAAACATCGGTATCATCGAAAGAAAAGCCCATGAACTTGCTCACATCCCACTCCTTGGTATCCAAGCCCGGGTGGTTAGGATGCTGCAGGGTATAGGCAGCCATATCGAAATTCTTGTAACGGTGCTCGCTCTCACACTTGCTGAAAGCCAATGGCACGGTTACTTCTCGGGCAGCCTTCAAGCGGGCACCCCAGAAAGTATTCTGTGAAATCTTCACACTGGTGAAAGGAACCTGAGTAAATGGATAACCATTGCCCAATGTCTTTGCATTCTTCGCCATGGTTGGCACAACTACGGCTGCAGAAAGCAATACTGCAGAAATTAATCTCTTCATTTTCAAATAGGTTTTATTAATTTTATATTATTGTTTGTTATTTCAGTTGCAAAGATAAGAAAACTTTCCGACTATAGTGTATAATAAACAATAAAAAACAGGTAATTATCAGTCAAACACCCATATTTATATCATATTTAACGCTTTTTTTTGTTACAATCGTTTTTTTATCTTACCTTTGCAGTCAAATTAGAAATACAATAATATATCAAATATGAATCATCTTCCATACCGTGCCATCGCCCTTGATCTGGATGGCACCCTGACCAACCACGACAAGGTGGTTACCCCGAAAACCCGCGAAGCGCTGCTCCAGGCAGAAGCCGAGGGTGTTGTTATCATCCTTGCTTCAGGCAGACCGACCTACGGCATCGAACCGGTGGCGGAATGTCTAGAACTGGATAAGCGAGGCGGATACATCCTATCTTATAATGGCGGCAACATCGTGAATGCCAAGACTGGCGAAAAACTCTTCGCCCAGTTCCTGCCTGATGAAGTGATACCTATATTATATAGGTACGCGAAGGAGAAGAACCATGCCCTTCTGGGCTATGCCGGCAACGAGATTATCACCGAGATGCCCGACGACCAGTATGTGAAGGAAGAATCGCGTATCAACAAGATGAACATCCGAAAGGTAGAAAACCTGTTCGAAGCCCTGGAGCCTCACCCAACCAAGCTCCTCATGACAGGCGACCCGGCAGATATGCTCAAGGCAGAAAACGAACTTTCTGAGATTCTGGGCGACAGGATGGACATCTTCCGTTCAGCCCCATTCTTCCTGGAACTGGTTCCTAAAGGCATCGACAAGGCAAAGTCCCTGCTCCGCCTTCTGTCGAAAATCAATCTCACCCCAGCCGATATGATTGCTTTCGGAGATGG of Segatella copri contains these proteins:
- a CDS encoding RNA polymerase sigma factor, giving the protein MTENEFIHIVPQLRQITLQISQGYGVGCDEAEDIAQDAMLKLWAIKDDIQSAAHAKGSMGCIAKHLCIDFFRKRKMISIDAQPFDKSPSHYAPPDVEVENSENELWLQKRLKALPSNQYQVLYLRQVEKKSFEEIAQIVGITPESVSVLLSRARKQMLQEIRKRCR
- a CDS encoding Cof-type HAD-IIB family hydrolase, with protein sequence MNHLPYRAIALDLDGTLTNHDKVVTPKTREALLQAEAEGVVIILASGRPTYGIEPVAECLELDKRGGYILSYNGGNIVNAKTGEKLFAQFLPDEVIPILYRYAKEKNHALLGYAGNEIITEMPDDQYVKEESRINKMNIRKVENLFEALEPHPTKLLMTGDPADMLKAENELSEILGDRMDIFRSAPFFLELVPKGIDKAKSLLRLLSKINLTPADMIAFGDGYNDLSMLKLAGMGVAMQNAAPEVRAEADYITLSNEEDGIAAALEHFCKKDF
- a CDS encoding glycoside hydrolase family 127 protein, whose translation is MKRLISAVLLSAAVVVPTMAKNAKTLGNGYPFTQVPFTSVKISQNTFWGARLKAAREVTVPLAFSKCESEHRYKNFDMAAYTLQHPNHPGLDTKEWDVSKFMGFSFDDTDVYKTIEGASYILQTYPNKKLKAYIDSVLDVVAAAQEPDGYLYTARTINPKHPHQWSGNKRWVKDEEASHELYNLGHMVDAACAHYQATGSTKFLNIAKRYADCVVKEVGPKAGQATIVPGHQIAEMALARLYTLTGEKKYLDEAKYLLDYRGKTHIRNPYSQSQAPILEQKEAVGHAVRAGYMYAGIADVAALTKDSAYMKVIDRIFENIVGKKYYLTGGVGARHDGEAFGDNYELPNMTAYNETCAAISMVYLFERMFLLHGESKYIDCMERTLYNGVISGMSMDGGRFFYPNPLSSDGKYAFNADGNTTRQPWFGCACCPSNLSRFIPSVPGYLYGVKDNNIYVNLFAGNTSTIKVNGKDVVLEETTEYPWNGDIKIAVKKSGVKNANLLVRIPGWVRNQVVPSDLYKYSDAEKPAYTVTVNGKAVEADLDANKGYLPVKNIKKGDVIRIHFDMPVRTVVANDKVADDKGKVAVERGPLVYCAETVDNSNEPVLHAVMPEKPSFTLVDNYSIQNTETKGAPAFTVKAIVTSPAHIIYQKKEDVVAVDCTPLTLIPYYAWNHRGANQMNVWFYQGLSFMDK